A stretch of DNA from Phycisphaerales bacterium:
GGTAAAACTCGAGCTTCAGGCCCATGAGCAGGGATAGCACGCTGACGTTGCCGGCGTGCCGCACGAAGGGGCGGTCGCCGCCGACGAGCTCGGAGATCATCACCGCCGCCTGCGGATTCTCCATCAGGCGCGACAGCACCGACATCACCGCCCGCTTGTAATCGACAAAGTCCAGCTGAACGGTGCTCTGCACCATCGCGGTGTCGAGCGCGAGGCCCACGGTCGTGGTCAGCTCGCGGTAGCTGGCGAGGATGCGCGGGTCCACGAACCTGACAAGCTCCTCGGTGCCAGGGTGCCGTATCCAGACCTCGGGCACGAAGAGCTCGCCCAGGCGCGGGATGGCGTGGCTGTCCAGCGTGACGCCCGCGCGGAGCAGGATCACGTCGTGGTGGCGGGGGTGGTGCACCGGCAGGGCGAGCACCATCCCGGGCCGGGCTTGAGCGATGCTGACACGCAGCATGCCAGATTCATCGACGCGCGACGGACCGCACTGCGCCGCTCGTCGCGCGATTGCGGTTATAGGAACCGCGTAACCCGTAGGGGTGCGCCGCCAGAGCGCCGGACTTGCCCAGCTTGCCGCGGAAGAGGCTCAGCGGGCCAGGAGGTTGAACGTCGCGGGTGGCATGGGCTGCACAACCAGCACGACGCGGGTGTTGCGGCGTCCGCCCGTGGCAACGTCGGTCATCATCACCTCGCCCAGGCTGGGCGTCGTGGGCAGCGGCGGGCCCAGGGAGCTGAACGTCCCCTCGGCACTCGCGGGCTCCTCCTCGGGTGTCGATGCCTTCCACTCGGTCTCGGGCTTTTCGGGGACGATGAGCAGCACGTCGTCCGTGGACATCGAGGATTCGAGCAGCAGGCGAGGGAAGAGCACGCCCTCGTCGTGCAGGGCGGGCTTGGGCTTGAGCAGCGCGGCGATGTCGCCCCGGTCCGATGGCGGCACGTGCTGAGGCATCAGCTCGATCTGCACCGCGCCGGGGATGGAGCCGCTCGTGAGGCCAGGGGCCGCAGGAACAGAGCTGAGCGCCGGGCCGACCCAGCATCGCAGCAGCAGCCGCAGCGAGCCCGAGCTGAGCGTGACGCCGCCATCATCGGTGCTGACCGGCTGCACGCCCTGCCACTGCGGGCCCTGCATCGCCTCGATCCAGCGCGGGGCCTCGCCGACCCACTGCTGGCGGATGGGGCCGCTGATCCGGAGGCGCTCGCGCACCTGATCGATGTCAGCCCGCGGGATGCACACGAGGCGCAGGCCGCACGCCTTCCACCGCTCGCGGCTCTCCCGCGAGACTGGAACGGCGCGGTTGAGGTAAGGGGCAAGCACATCAGCGATCGGGCGGGTATCGGCACCCACAGTACGAGCGACCTCGCCGGTGGCGAGCCGATCGTCAAAAGGGTTGTCGTCGACCACCCACCACGCGAGCTCGACGCCAACGCCGGGGCCGCGCACGCCGGGGCTGGGGGGCGGGGCTGGTGCGGGCGCGGGCCTGGACGCACAGCCGCCGACCATGAGGGTCGTGAACAGGAGTGCGGGGATGGCCAGGCGGGCGGTCATCGGGTCTCAGACGATCGGGCCACCGGTGGGCGGGCCAACCAGCACGGTTGGAGGCGGCACATCAGCGGTCGGCGCAGGCTCCATGTCGTTGATCCGGTCGATCAGCCGGCGGATGAGCCCGAACTTGTGCTTGGTGTGCTTGAACACCAGGCGCGGCAGGGCGTGGTGCTCGTCCTCACCCTCGAGCGGGCCCAGCACCTGTGACATGCTGCCGCCTTCCTTGATCAGTACGCGGAACTCGTCGCGCAGTTTCTCCACATCCTCGCCACGCAGCGGCTTGTGCATGCGGATGACGAGATCGTCCCGAACGTACCGCGACGAGTGGTAGTTGCGGTAGAACCGCACGATGTGCTTGACGGCGTCGGCGGGGTCCTTTGCGATGTAGTAGATCGCCGGATCCTCGGGGCTGATCCAGCCGCGGGCCAGGAGCTGCTCCTTGACCCACTTCTCCCACGACAGCCAGTAGTCGTTGCCCGCGCCCTCGACCATCACGATGGGCATGGGGGTGGACTTGCCCGTCTGCACCAGCGTGAGGGCCTCGTAGGCCTCATCCAGCGTGCCGAAGCCGCCCGGGAAGAGGGCGACCGCTTCCGCCTGGCTGAGGAACATCAGCTTGCGGGTGAAGAAGTAGCGGAACTGGATCAACTTTTCATCACCCGCGATGACCTGGTTGGCCGTGGTCTCGAAGGGCAGGCGGATCGCGACGCCGAAGCTGCTCTTGCGGCCCGGCCCCACGTGCCCGGCCTGCATGATGCCCAGCCCCGCGCCCGTGATGCTCATCCAGCCGGCCTCGGACATCAGGCGGCTAAACTCCACGCACGCGTGATAATCGGGGTGGTCCTCGGGGGTGCGGGCGGAGCCGAAGATCGTGACCTTGTGCGGGTCCTTGTACTTGCCGAAGATCCGGTAGGCGTACCGCATCTCCTTGACCGAGTTGGTCAGGAGCTTGAGCTCGCCGGTGTCGCGCCCGTCGGGAATCAGCTTGAGGCCGGTCTGGAGCAGTTCGCGCACCAGGCGGGCCGCGAAGGAGCCGGGCACGCCCCCGGTCTGCTCGATGAGGGCGTCCAGCTGCGCGGCGATATCGGGGTCATCGGCACGCCGGGCCTTGGGGCTGACGGGTCCACCGGCCCGCTCCGCCGCGGCGTCGGCCAGCGGCTCACGGGGCTCGGCAATCTCTCCACGTTGATCAATGGGCATTCGTTCTCACCTGTCCGCAGCCTGAGCGTCCCCAAAGCGGGGCGCGGGGGGAAGTGTACACCACGGCGGACGGAAACCGACCCCGACAGGCCCCGCACCGGGCCAATCACCGGCCCGAGCCAGACTGATGGCCCGCTTCACCGCCCCCGCGGGCGCACGCCCTCGCGCCCGTTCTGCCGCTGGCGGCGCGGGTCGCTGGCCGCGCGGGCCTCGATCTGTTCGAGGCGGCGGTCCTGGGCGGTGGGGGGGCCGCCGAAGATCCGCTCCAGGAAGCGGCGGGGGCCGGGGAGGGGCCGCACCCGGATCTGCGGGTCGCCCAGCGTGCCCCGGACCTCGGCCAGCAGCAGTTCGTCCCGCACGCCCTCAATCAGGCCGGTGAAGATCGGGATGCGGGCGCGGTTCTTGGTCTTGAAGCGGAGGTTGAGCCCCATGTCGGGGAACGTCGCGCTCCCGTAGCCGAACACGCTCACTGACGATGACGACATCGCCAGCTCGGTGAACACCGCCTGGTCCCCCTGGAGGTAGAAGTCGGCCACGGCGTAGTCCAGCCGCTCATTGATGGGCAGCTGGAGGTTCATCACGCGGATGAGCGGGATCAGCAGGGGCAGGTTGACGATCCGGCCGCCGCCGACGGTGAGCGTGCCCCGCCCGCGGCGCGAGAGCGGCTCGCCGACAATCCCTCCGAGGCTCAGGCCGGCATCGAGGCGCCCACGCGACTCGTCGGGCATCTCACGCAGTCTGGGCGGGCCGACGCCGGCGCCGATCTCAAAGTCGGCGATGAGCGATGCGAGCCGCACGTCCGAAGCCTGGATCTGCGCCTCGAACCGCCGTTTGCCGCTGCGCGGGAACGGCGGCTGGAGCCGTGCGGAACCGGCGACGCGACCGCCGTGGCAATCAGCGGAGATGAGCGGGATGACCACCGCGCCGTCCTCGCCGCTGGTAACGCGGATGCGCCCGTTGCTCATGCTGATGCCCGACGCGTCGAAGTAGTCCAGCAGCGCCCACAGCTGGAAGTCGGTCGGAGCCTCGGGCGAAGCCTGCGAGACGGTGTACTCCACACCGCCCTCGACGTGGTTGACCTCGACGCCAATGTTGAGCTTGGCGTTGCGCACGTTCACGCGACCCTTGGCCCGGTACGCGGTGAGGTCGCCCGCCTGGTTGAACACGAGCGAGATGTCGTTGTCCTGCACCGCCACGCCCCCCGCGGCATCGAAGGCGAGCGCCGCCATCTGATCGCGCACCGCAACGGGCAGCAGGGCGACGAAGTCGTGGGGCACGCCGTTGGTCCCCGCGTTGAGCGTGAACTGGAGCGAGGTGCCGCCGTCGGGGTTGGTGATCCAGTTGCCGTCGGCCGTGGCGGACCACTGCGGCGCGGTGATGCCCAGCCCCAGGGCCCGCCCCTGCCCCATTCCAAATTCGAGCGAGCCGGTGACGGCCGGGAAGGTGAGGACCGTGCCGTCGTACACAAGGCTCAGGCTGCGTGGCCAAAGCTTCGCGTTGACGTCCCACCCGCCCTGCGGCGTGCCTCCGGCGGTGACCTCCGCGTCGAAGCGGCCCTTGGGGCGTGCCTCTGAGAAGAAGCCGACGACCCCTCCGGGCGCGTGCTGGGCCAGGAGACCGAGGGTGAGGGCCGAGTCGAACTGCGCGCCCGTGATGGACGCGGACAGCGGCGAACCGCTCACGGGCTTGCCATCCAGTCCGATGCTGCCGTTGGCGCGGAAGTCAGCGGGCTGTTCGTCGTTGAACCGGAGTACGCCCGCGAGCCCCTGCACGTTGACAATGCCGCGCTCGGCCCCCGGGCTGGTGATCGTCACGCCGCCGACGCTGCCCTCGAGCTCCAGCCGCCCCGCTGCGTAATCAACCTGGAAGCGGTGCGGCTTGTCGGCCATGACGACGGTCTGAACGCGCTCGCTGCCGAGATGCTGCGAGACCGTCGTGCGGATGTCCAGCTCGCCGCTGGGGCGGTAGGTCTGCCGCAGCTCTCGCACCGCCTTCGCAGGCTCGGGCGCGAAGACCTCGATGAGGTCCTCCACCGGGAGCGAGACATCCAGCGGGTCGGCGGTGACTGTCGCAGAGAGGCCGCCCACCGGCGCGGGCTTGCTGGAGTCGGTACGGATGGGCATGCTGAGCCGCACCTGTGCGCGGGAGGGCTCGACGTTCGGCTGTGGGGGCCGCGCGTGGCCGACGTCGGTCGTGAGATTCAGCGCGAGCGAGTCCTGCGTGATGGTGAGGTCGCCCGTCGCGGTCGCGAGGTTCAGGCGTGGCGGGCTGGTGTCGCCCTCAGCCCGGACCGCCGGCGCCGCCGTGAGCCCCTTCAGAGTCGCCTTCACCTCAAAGCCGGGCTCCTGCGCGGGCGTCATCCCGATGGTGACCTTCACATCGCCGGAGCCGCGGGCATTGAGGGCCCGCAGCATCTGCTGCACGGAGAGGCCGCCCTCCTCGGGCACCGCGTCAGGGATCGCGTGGATCAGCAGGTCGTCCAGCGGAACATCCGTGGCCGTGATGGCGATGTCGGGGATGAAGGGCAGGTCGGGGTCTTCGATGCGATCGAAGTCCACGCGGGCGGTGACGCGCCCCGCCCCGCCGTTGAGCCCGCGGATCGATCCGCCCTCGACGGTGGCGCCCACGTCCTTCTTGATGATGGTGAGGTCGCGGGCGATGATGGGGTAGGGGAACTGGTCGGCGACGATGCCGGCTTCCGCGAGCTTGATCGTCTCGACGTCGAACCACTCCGAGTCCGGCCCCGCGGCCCGCGTGACCTTCACGTTCACGTTGGCCCGTCCCCCGAGATCGAACACCGGGCGCCTCAGGACCGTTCGCAACGCCTGCACGCGGGCAGTCTCCCCTTCACCTGAAGCCAGGG
This window harbors:
- a CDS encoding LOG family protein, yielding MPIDQRGEIAEPREPLADAAAERAGGPVSPKARRADDPDIAAQLDALIEQTGGVPGSFAARLVRELLQTGLKLIPDGRDTGELKLLTNSVKEMRYAYRIFGKYKDPHKVTIFGSARTPEDHPDYHACVEFSRLMSEAGWMSITGAGLGIMQAGHVGPGRKSSFGVAIRLPFETTANQVIAGDEKLIQFRYFFTRKLMFLSQAEAVALFPGGFGTLDEAYEALTLVQTGKSTPMPIVMVEGAGNDYWLSWEKWVKEQLLARGWISPEDPAIYYIAKDPADAVKHIVRFYRNYHSSRYVRDDLVIRMHKPLRGEDVEKLRDEFRVLIKEGGSMSQVLGPLEGEDEHHALPRLVFKHTKHKFGLIRRLIDRINDMEPAPTADVPPPTVLVGPPTGGPIV